One genomic window of Psychrobacillus sp. INOP01 includes the following:
- a CDS encoding Crp/Fnr family transcriptional regulator has product MNVESIQALLQRFSLFKDLTNAEIEPILDLAKNRFYRQGTHIFMQDDPLTNVYFIHQGQIKIYRTDMQGKEQIINVLGEGEMFPHMGFFRKGTYPAHAEVSEDAVLIYIPIHLFEQFLKTNPEICVKIFRILGDKIVDLQNRLEEKILHNTYEQIILLLIRLVKSHGKKHDDDHYIFTTQFTNRDLANMIGSSRETVSRTLTSLKKSKLISSDPAGNIILNMDKLKDELF; this is encoded by the coding sequence ATGAATGTGGAATCGATACAAGCACTTCTACAACGTTTTTCCTTATTTAAAGATTTGACCAATGCAGAAATAGAACCAATACTTGATTTGGCAAAAAATCGGTTTTATCGCCAAGGTACTCATATTTTTATGCAAGATGATCCACTAACCAATGTGTACTTCATACATCAAGGACAAATAAAAATATATCGTACGGATATGCAAGGAAAAGAACAAATCATCAATGTTCTTGGGGAGGGTGAAATGTTTCCTCATATGGGATTCTTTCGCAAAGGTACCTATCCCGCTCATGCAGAGGTATCAGAGGATGCGGTTTTAATATATATCCCAATTCATTTGTTCGAGCAATTTCTAAAAACTAATCCAGAAATTTGTGTAAAGATTTTCCGAATACTCGGAGATAAAATCGTAGACTTACAAAATCGGTTGGAAGAGAAAATTTTGCATAATACATACGAACAAATTATTTTGCTGTTAATACGCCTAGTAAAAAGTCATGGGAAGAAACACGACGACGATCACTATATCTTCACAACGCAGTTCACAAACCGAGATTTAGCTAATATGATCGGTTCAAGCCGTGAAACAGTTAGCAGAACGCTCACTTCTTTGAAAAAGTCAAAACTAATTAGCTCTGATCCAGCAGGCAATATTATTTTGAACATGGACAAATTAAAAGATGAATTGTTTTAA
- a CDS encoding SCO family protein, whose amino-acid sequence MKNKQYNSIAILVVLLFGAILFFIGTDEFTAYTVETARVNKLMEVNPVFPEVTLEDSKGRVYHFSEFEGKYVMLTFIYTACSDVCPQLEFNLAEVYKQIPRKYIGEDIVFLSISFDPNNDDPATLEKYRYYFDSDGETWRMARISDQQELEGLLNEFGVTVIPDENGNFQHNSAFYLVDPNGILIEVMDYEKIEIAADKVNSILDSKVGE is encoded by the coding sequence ATGAAGAACAAACAATACAATTCAATAGCAATCCTTGTTGTCCTACTATTCGGAGCGATTCTATTTTTTATAGGAACAGACGAATTTACCGCATATACAGTGGAAACCGCTCGGGTGAACAAATTAATGGAAGTAAATCCAGTTTTTCCTGAAGTCACACTAGAGGATAGTAAAGGAAGAGTGTATCACTTCTCAGAGTTTGAGGGGAAATATGTGATGCTGACATTTATATATACTGCCTGCTCGGATGTTTGTCCTCAATTAGAATTTAATTTAGCAGAGGTTTATAAGCAAATTCCAAGGAAGTATATTGGTGAAGATATCGTCTTTTTAAGTATCAGCTTTGATCCAAATAATGATGACCCGGCAACTCTTGAAAAGTATCGCTATTATTTTGACAGCGACGGTGAGACATGGAGAATGGCGAGAATCTCAGACCAGCAGGAGTTAGAAGGATTATTGAATGAATTTGGTGTGACTGTCATCCCAGATGAAAACGGCAACTTCCAGCATAATTCAGCATTCTATTTAGTAGACCCAAATGGTATTTTAATCGAAGTTATGGATTATGAAAAAATCGAAATTGCAGCGGATAAAGTAAATTCCATTCTCGATTCGAAAGTAGGTGAATAG
- a CDS encoding cytochrome c oxidase subunit II, translated as MKMHRAEEIWLIIGVAILVISMAITGYQAFALDMGTPSGLETIDPQKVDETAPFDKPGVYKTRDNEYEVVMTLQIFSFTPMDIEIPAGAEVTFILTSKDVVHGFQVANTNLNAMVTPGHIQRATQKFDEPGEYLVLCNEYCGAGHQMMSTTITVK; from the coding sequence ATGAAAATGCATCGTGCAGAAGAAATTTGGCTAATCATTGGCGTAGCAATTTTAGTAATTTCGATGGCAATAACGGGATATCAAGCATTTGCTTTGGATATGGGGACGCCTAGTGGACTTGAGACAATAGATCCACAGAAGGTTGATGAAACAGCACCGTTTGATAAACCAGGTGTTTATAAAACTAGGGACAATGAATATGAGGTTGTCATGACTTTACAAATATTCTCATTCACACCAATGGATATCGAAATCCCTGCTGGAGCAGAGGTGACATTTATATTAACGTCTAAGGATGTTGTTCATGGTTTCCAAGTGGCAAACACGAATTTAAATGCAATGGTTACACCAGGGCATATTCAAAGAGCAACGCAAAAGTTCGATGAACCAGGTGAATATTTAGTTTTATGTAATGAGTATTGTGGAGCTGGACATCAAATGATGAGTACTACGATAACTGTTAAATAG
- a CDS encoding cbb3-type cytochrome c oxidase subunit I, with the protein MEAVAKKTIKQKVNNVLGANPLDARFSLALFVVAFIAFFIGGALGLLQGLNRAGILELPTWLNYYQVLSAHGVLLVLVFSTTFTIGYFYAALSHTLGGLLPKVRKLGWIGFGSMVVGVVFVATTIIMGDASVMYTFYPPMAASGWFYVGLVFLVVGIWLCAFGAFINVANWRKNHKRQHIPLLAFFAVGVFVLLFFGSIGVTIEVLMIIPWAFGWTDTINVLLSRTLFWSFGHTLVNIWYLTAVSTWYIAVPKIIGGRQWSDMLTRLVVILLVVLNITGGFHHQIVDPGITEGIKFMHVFMSLSIGFPSLMTAFAMFAIFERSGRKKGAKGLLGWIKKLPWGDVRFLAPMIAMIAFIPAGAGGIAQTNNQLNTVVHNSMWIVGHFHLTLGVTVVLSFFGVAYWLIPHLTGRVLTPQMNKLGVIQTLVWTIGMALMSGAMHTVGLIGSPRRTSYTTYGDHATALGWDPYLSLLAVGGTLLMVGVVLMVYIVFNLMFFAPKGQTEFQVAEPEENAAPTPKWTERWTLWIVLMILVVSMAYVIPVVDMIVNAPPGSPPFRTW; encoded by the coding sequence GTGGAAGCAGTAGCAAAGAAAACAATAAAACAAAAAGTAAATAACGTGTTAGGAGCCAATCCTCTAGATGCACGATTTTCTCTAGCGCTTTTTGTAGTAGCATTTATCGCGTTTTTTATTGGAGGAGCTTTAGGATTACTTCAAGGTCTTAATCGTGCGGGAATATTAGAATTACCAACGTGGCTAAATTACTATCAAGTACTGTCAGCGCATGGGGTACTCTTAGTTCTAGTGTTTAGTACAACATTTACGATTGGATATTTCTACGCAGCATTATCTCATACATTAGGAGGGCTACTTCCGAAGGTTAGAAAACTTGGATGGATTGGCTTTGGATCAATGGTAGTCGGGGTTGTGTTTGTTGCAACAACTATTATCATGGGTGATGCATCTGTAATGTATACGTTTTATCCACCAATGGCAGCATCCGGTTGGTTTTATGTAGGATTAGTATTTCTTGTAGTAGGTATTTGGCTATGCGCATTTGGTGCATTCATTAATGTAGCGAACTGGAGAAAGAATCATAAGCGACAGCATATTCCTTTACTCGCATTCTTCGCAGTTGGTGTATTCGTACTTTTGTTCTTCGGTAGTATTGGTGTAACAATAGAAGTATTAATGATTATTCCCTGGGCGTTTGGTTGGACTGATACGATTAATGTTCTGTTAAGTCGTACGCTATTCTGGAGTTTTGGTCATACACTTGTAAACATTTGGTATTTAACTGCTGTATCTACTTGGTATATTGCTGTACCGAAAATTATTGGTGGAAGACAATGGAGTGATATGCTTACTCGACTGGTTGTAATACTTTTAGTAGTTTTAAATATTACTGGAGGATTCCACCATCAAATTGTAGATCCAGGAATCACTGAAGGTATTAAATTCATGCATGTATTTATGAGTTTATCTATCGGATTCCCTTCATTAATGACAGCATTTGCTATGTTTGCAATTTTCGAACGTTCAGGTAGAAAGAAAGGTGCGAAAGGTCTGTTAGGGTGGATTAAAAAATTGCCATGGGGCGATGTTCGATTCCTAGCACCAATGATTGCGATGATCGCTTTTATCCCTGCTGGAGCTGGGGGTATTGCACAAACAAATAACCAACTAAACACTGTTGTACACAATTCAATGTGGATTGTGGGTCACTTCCACTTAACTCTAGGGGTTACTGTTGTATTATCATTCTTTGGGGTTGCTTACTGGTTGATACCACATTTAACTGGACGTGTTCTTACTCCTCAGATGAATAAATTAGGGGTTATTCAAACATTAGTTTGGACAATTGGTATGGCGCTAATGTCGGGAGCTATGCACACAGTTGGACTAATTGGTTCTCCAAGAAGAACTTCTTATACAACATATGGAGATCATGCAACAGCATTAGGCTGGGACCCTTACTTATCACTACTAGCAGTTGGTGGTACATTGTTAATGGTTGGTGTCGTGTTAATGGTCTACATTGTATTCAATCTAATGTTTTTTGCACCAAAAGGACAAACTGAATTCCAAGTTGCAGAGCCAGAGGAAAATGCTGCACCAACACCGAAATGGACAGAACGCTGGACTTTATGGATTGTTCTAATGATCTTAGTAGTTTCCATGGCTTACGTAATTCCAGTGGTGGATATGATTGTAAACGCACCGCCGGGCTCACCACCGTTTAGAACTTGGTAA
- a CDS encoding YbaK/EbsC family protein, with translation MAIELVREYFKEFGMENKIQEYEASSATVELAAVALNVEPARIAKTLSFKIEDGCILVVAAGDTKIDNAKFKSIFGVKAKMLSPEEVLEQVGHAVGGVCPFGIPAHINVYLDESLKRFETVLPACGSSNSAIELSCEELFTFAKAAEWVDVCKGWYEEEKSGYIV, from the coding sequence ATGGCAATTGAACTAGTAAGAGAGTATTTTAAAGAATTTGGTATGGAAAACAAAATTCAAGAATATGAGGCGTCTAGTGCCACCGTGGAATTAGCGGCTGTCGCATTGAATGTCGAACCTGCTAGGATAGCTAAAACACTTTCTTTTAAAATTGAGGATGGCTGTATACTCGTAGTAGCTGCTGGTGATACAAAAATTGATAACGCAAAATTTAAGAGTATATTCGGTGTGAAAGCAAAAATGCTATCTCCAGAAGAAGTATTAGAACAGGTGGGACATGCAGTTGGAGGAGTTTGTCCATTTGGAATTCCAGCACATATTAACGTTTATCTAGACGAGTCATTAAAACGTTTTGAGACGGTTTTACCAGCTTGTGGGAGCAGTAATAGTGCAATTGAGCTTTCATGTGAAGAACTTTTTACCTTTGCAAAAGCGGCTGAGTGGGTAGATGTTTGTAAAGGTTGGTATGAGGAGGAAAAAAGTGGATATATCGTTTAA
- a CDS encoding DUF2249 domain-containing protein, with amino-acid sequence MNTQTIVELDVREDLLLKKEPFDKIMGAVKQLKPGQIFVLHAPFNPIPLHKLLGSKGFIYEVIKLEKKHWQVTYIQKGLKDSDS; translated from the coding sequence ATGAATACGCAAACGATTGTGGAGCTAGATGTGAGAGAGGATTTATTACTTAAAAAAGAGCCTTTCGACAAGATCATGGGAGCGGTTAAACAGTTAAAGCCTGGTCAGATTTTCGTGTTACATGCACCATTTAATCCGATACCATTGCACAAATTATTAGGTAGTAAGGGATTCATTTATGAAGTGATTAAGTTAGAGAAAAAACATTGGCAGGTTACTTATATACAGAAAGGGTTGAAGGATAGTGATTCTTGA
- a CDS encoding class I SAM-dependent methyltransferase, translated as MTTEIIKQNKQSWDVVAHHFNGVDALPNYGPFAQTEKELGLLEDVANKKVLDIGCGSGHSLLYMAERGASELWGVDLSEKQIKTAEETLQGLETHLFCSPMEVDIGLPKLYFDCVYSIYAIGWTTDLTTTFRLIYSYLKQGGSFVFSWDHPLYPHIASQNGQLSLNGSYQEEGVTTYPNFKGEDAPMVIPKRKLSTYINELIKVGFTIDSVIESDVSVNYESTKEEVSDRYYSLYKAKRFPTTMIIKVTKK; from the coding sequence ATGACTACTGAAATCATAAAACAAAACAAGCAAAGTTGGGATGTGGTAGCTCACCATTTTAATGGAGTAGATGCTTTGCCTAATTATGGTCCCTTTGCTCAAACTGAAAAGGAATTAGGATTATTAGAAGATGTGGCAAACAAGAAAGTACTGGATATTGGTTGCGGAAGCGGACACTCATTATTGTATATGGCGGAAAGGGGGGCTAGCGAACTTTGGGGAGTCGACCTTTCTGAGAAGCAGATTAAGACTGCCGAGGAAACGCTACAAGGTTTAGAAACTCATTTATTTTGTTCCCCTATGGAAGTTGATATTGGATTACCGAAATTGTATTTTGACTGTGTGTACTCTATTTATGCTATTGGATGGACTACTGATTTGACTACTACCTTTAGATTAATTTATTCCTATTTGAAGCAAGGAGGAAGCTTTGTATTTAGTTGGGATCATCCGTTATATCCTCATATTGCCAGTCAAAATGGGCAACTTAGTCTTAATGGTTCATACCAGGAAGAAGGAGTAACAACATATCCGAACTTCAAAGGTGAAGATGCTCCGATGGTAATTCCTAAAAGAAAGCTCAGTACATATATAAATGAATTGATAAAAGTAGGATTCACGATTGACTCTGTAATAGAAAGTGATGTATCAGTAAATTATGAGTCGACTAAGGAAGAAGTATCTGATCGGTATTATTCTTTATACAAAGCAAAAAGATTCCCGACTACTATGATTATTAAAGTTACAAAAAAATAG
- a CDS encoding GNAT family N-acetyltransferase, whose translation MYILKKMTQEQAEDIANNWHYNDEYSFYDMEADKEDLVEFLDSEQRGESMFVVMAGEDVIGYFYFNRVDKETIDIGLGMKPNLTGVGKGVEFLKAGLDFAKHTYNPDQITLSVATFNHRAIKVYKKVGFEEVQTFMQTTNGGCFEFLKMTYQCVL comes from the coding sequence ATGTATATATTGAAAAAAATGACACAGGAACAAGCTGAGGATATAGCAAATAATTGGCATTATAATGATGAATATTCTTTTTATGATATGGAAGCTGATAAAGAGGATCTAGTAGAATTCTTGGATTCTGAACAACGAGGAGAGTCCATGTTTGTCGTTATGGCTGGTGAAGATGTTATAGGTTATTTTTATTTTAATAGAGTAGATAAAGAAACAATTGATATAGGCTTAGGGATGAAACCAAATCTAACAGGAGTTGGAAAAGGAGTCGAGTTCCTAAAAGCTGGCTTAGATTTTGCCAAACATACATATAATCCTGATCAAATCACATTATCGGTAGCAACCTTTAACCATCGAGCTATAAAAGTATATAAAAAAGTTGGATTTGAGGAAGTACAGACATTTATGCAGACTACAAATGGAGGCTGTTTTGAGTTTCTTAAAATGACTTATCAATGTGTACTCTGA
- a CDS encoding aminoglycoside phosphotransferase family protein, giving the protein MDLGAPIAIGNTAKIYLVQNMAIKIFNESLPKTESTYEANKQKLAYSCGLPVPKVIDVTEIDGKQAIVMEYIKGKTLGSMLLENMEIAEYYMEIFIDVQQQIHMIVPSSLEPMSQKLRLQIESAPILDQRQKYKLMNRLELLTYEKRLCHGDFHPFNLVMSDKNITIIDWVDASAGDIRADIYRTYLLYSQFSTELAEIYLQLYCKRSGLSKEEVFEWAPIIAGARLSETVSSENSQRLIEIINRYCPQ; this is encoded by the coding sequence ATGGACTTAGGTGCTCCAATAGCGATAGGAAATACCGCAAAAATATATCTTGTACAAAACATGGCTATCAAAATATTTAATGAATCTCTACCTAAAACAGAATCTACTTACGAGGCTAATAAGCAAAAGTTAGCCTATTCGTGTGGTCTTCCTGTCCCAAAAGTTATAGATGTCACAGAGATTGATGGGAAACAAGCTATTGTTATGGAATATATTAAGGGGAAAACATTAGGCAGCATGTTATTAGAAAATATGGAAATAGCCGAATATTACATGGAAATTTTCATTGATGTGCAACAGCAAATCCATATGATTGTTCCAAGTTCACTTGAACCTATGTCCCAAAAATTAAGACTTCAAATTGAATCGGCTCCTATTTTGGATCAGAGACAAAAGTATAAATTAATGAATAGGCTTGAATTGCTGACATATGAAAAAAGACTTTGTCATGGAGATTTCCATCCTTTTAATTTGGTTATGTCTGATAAAAATATAACAATTATTGATTGGGTTGATGCGAGTGCAGGAGATATTCGTGCTGACATATATCGTACTTACCTATTGTATTCACAGTTTTCAACGGAATTAGCAGAGATATATCTACAGCTTTACTGTAAGAGGAGCGGTTTGTCGAAAGAAGAGGTTTTTGAATGGGCACCAATTATTGCAGGAGCAAGATTATCTGAAACTGTATCATCTGAAAATTCTCAACGCCTGATTGAAATTATAAATCGTTACTGTCCTCAATAA
- a CDS encoding metal-sulfur cluster assembly factor, with translation MSYEELVEQSLYDVVDPELGINIVDLGLVYAVSADERNNVIITMTLTTPGCPMHDSITNGVKHRVSQLEDVREVEVNLVWEPEWSPSNMSDLAKELL, from the coding sequence ATGTCTTATGAGGAATTAGTAGAACAATCATTATATGATGTGGTCGATCCAGAATTAGGGATTAATATTGTAGATTTAGGACTAGTATACGCAGTAAGTGCAGATGAGAGAAACAATGTGATAATTACTATGACGCTCACTACCCCAGGCTGTCCCATGCACGACAGTATTACAAATGGAGTTAAGCACCGAGTTAGTCAGTTAGAGGATGTTAGAGAGGTCGAAGTAAATCTCGTTTGGGAGCCCGAGTGGAGTCCGAGTAATATGAGTGACCTAGCGAAAGAACTGTTGTAG
- a CDS encoding erythromycin esterase family protein, with protein sequence MSIFQSMNKKYSNAIEWVKENSYGIESLSDCEMDHLRFLEQVLKDKRIVWLGENGHGIAEHSSLKTKLINFLYQRMGFKVIAFESGLSECYSSNYIKDKLTVNELMAKSVFSLWKTEETLPLFQQIKENDDLMLIGFDFQPSSKESLLLDFLESIDIDFTFEFKKNINKIDEMIIDWYRHIGKYKAVRKKVPKDISISFQRDKQVLFDMITQTNIELETWKEEFLRKDLYVPYIVVQKILDNKRKFIDKLDAKHREYLKFRDQIMAENLEWICNKLYPNEKIIIWANNTHIYKNIQSLFSHKPMGSLMSPDLINQSYYLGLFMYEGNAALNNGNVYKLRKPPKKSLEDYMNHNQSQVSFLDFASITSNESNKWIFNNTVIMESGTMEQLITPVEQLDGVFFIKKVSPPRYI encoded by the coding sequence ATGTCAATCTTTCAATCAATGAATAAAAAATATAGCAACGCAATTGAGTGGGTAAAAGAAAATTCATATGGAATAGAGTCTTTATCAGATTGTGAAATGGATCATTTACGGTTTTTAGAACAGGTTCTTAAGGATAAACGAATCGTTTGGCTTGGCGAAAATGGTCACGGAATTGCAGAGCATTCCTCACTAAAAACTAAACTGATTAATTTCCTATACCAAAGAATGGGATTCAAAGTGATCGCATTTGAAAGCGGATTAAGTGAATGTTATAGCTCTAACTACATAAAGGATAAACTTACAGTTAACGAACTAATGGCTAAGTCTGTATTTTCTTTGTGGAAAACAGAAGAAACATTACCATTGTTTCAACAAATAAAAGAGAATGATGACTTAATGCTTATAGGCTTCGATTTTCAGCCATCCAGCAAAGAGAGCTTACTTTTAGATTTCCTTGAAAGTATCGACATTGATTTTACATTTGAATTTAAAAAGAATATAAACAAGATAGACGAGATGATAATAGACTGGTATAGGCACATTGGAAAATATAAAGCGGTAAGAAAAAAGGTTCCAAAAGATATTTCCATAAGTTTTCAAAGAGACAAACAAGTGCTCTTTGACATGATTACTCAGACAAATATAGAACTGGAAACTTGGAAAGAAGAGTTTCTTCGCAAAGACTTATATGTTCCATATATTGTAGTTCAAAAGATATTAGATAATAAACGGAAATTTATAGATAAATTAGATGCTAAGCATAGGGAGTACTTAAAATTTCGAGATCAAATAATGGCGGAGAACTTAGAATGGATTTGCAATAAATTATATCCAAATGAAAAAATTATCATTTGGGCGAACAACACTCATATTTACAAAAACATTCAATCATTATTTAGTCACAAGCCGATGGGTTCATTAATGAGTCCGGATTTGATCAATCAGTCTTATTACCTCGGTCTTTTTATGTATGAAGGAAATGCAGCTTTAAATAATGGAAACGTTTATAAGCTACGGAAACCTCCTAAGAAGAGTTTGGAAGATTATATGAATCATAATCAATCTCAAGTATCATTTCTTGATTTTGCAAGCATAACATCAAATGAATCTAATAAATGGATTTTTAATAATACGGTTATTATGGAATCAGGAACGATGGAACAGCTAATCACTCCTGTTGAGCAACTAGACGGCGTTTTCTTTATCAAAAAAGTATCACCTCCTCGTTATATTTGA
- a CDS encoding TIGR04053 family radical SAM/SPASM domain-containing protein, translating to MFSRDYNENPFIVIWELTRACQLHCLHCRAEAQHHRHPLELTLGEGKKLIDDIYEMENPLLVFTGGDPLERPDVFDIAEYAIKKGVRVSMTPSATPNVTKEAMQKAKDIGLARWAFSIDGHCAEVHDHFRGTTGSFDLTMKAIEYLNELGMPLQINTVISRYNYAYLEELAEMVEKFNCVLWSVFFLVPTGRGKETDMISPAEHEKVFRWLYNLSKRVPFDIKTTAAQHYRRVVIQQKLREQKGLSDKEHIFYEDALTMGDTGKIDGLGRAPKGVNDGNGFVFISHTGDVFPSGLLPIKAGNVRQTPLVEIYRDSEVFQNLRSPDKYKGKCGVCEFNKVCGGSRSRAYNVTGDYMESEPYCVYIPQSMRKKKKQPTV from the coding sequence ATGTTTTCACGAGATTATAATGAAAATCCATTTATCGTTATTTGGGAGTTAACCCGTGCATGTCAGCTACATTGTTTACATTGTCGTGCAGAGGCTCAGCATCATAGACATCCATTGGAGTTAACATTAGGTGAAGGTAAAAAGTTAATAGATGATATTTATGAAATGGAAAATCCATTACTTGTATTTACAGGTGGGGATCCGTTGGAACGACCAGATGTATTTGATATAGCCGAGTATGCTATAAAAAAGGGCGTTCGTGTATCTATGACTCCATCAGCTACTCCAAATGTGACGAAAGAAGCAATGCAAAAGGCAAAAGATATTGGGCTAGCTAGGTGGGCTTTTAGTATTGATGGGCATTGTGCAGAGGTTCACGATCACTTTAGGGGGACGACTGGTTCGTTTGATTTGACGATGAAGGCTATCGAATATTTAAATGAATTAGGAATGCCTTTACAGATTAATACAGTTATTTCGAGATATAACTATGCATACTTAGAGGAGTTAGCGGAAATGGTTGAGAAGTTTAATTGTGTACTATGGAGCGTATTCTTCCTAGTTCCAACTGGTAGAGGGAAAGAAACAGACATGATCTCACCTGCAGAGCATGAAAAAGTGTTTAGATGGTTATATAATCTATCAAAACGCGTACCATTTGATATTAAAACAACAGCAGCCCAGCATTATCGCCGAGTAGTTATTCAACAAAAACTACGCGAACAAAAAGGATTGAGCGATAAAGAGCATATCTTCTATGAAGATGCATTAACAATGGGTGATACCGGTAAAATCGATGGTCTAGGAAGAGCGCCAAAAGGAGTAAACGATGGGAATGGCTTTGTCTTTATCTCGCATACAGGTGATGTGTTTCCGAGTGGACTACTACCGATAAAAGCTGGAAATGTCCGTCAAACACCATTAGTAGAAATTTACCGTGATTCGGAGGTATTCCAAAACCTTCGTAGTCCCGATAAATATAAAGGAAAATGTGGAGTCTGCGAGTTCAATAAAGTGTGCGGAGGATCCAGATCCAGAGCATACAATGTTACGGGAGATTATATGGAAAGCGAACCATACTGCGTATATATACCGCAGTCCATGCGCAAGAAAAAAAAGCAACCAACTGTATAA
- a CDS encoding DUF2249 domain-containing protein — protein sequence MSNIPFAVKLNAPDIEPRIRHPRIFEAFDAIQSGEFLELSNDHDPKPLLYQFMMEREDTYTWEYIENGPNHWRVAIGKK from the coding sequence ATGAGTAATATTCCATTTGCAGTAAAACTAAACGCACCAGATATTGAACCAAGAATTCGTCATCCAAGAATATTTGAAGCATTTGATGCTATACAGTCTGGGGAGTTTTTGGAGCTTTCCAATGACCATGATCCAAAACCATTACTCTATCAATTTATGATGGAACGTGAAGACACATACACCTGGGAATATATTGAAAACGGTCCCAATCATTGGAGGGTCGCTATCGGTAAAAAATAA
- a CDS encoding SDR family oxidoreductase — MSKTIFITGAGSGLGRGAAIGLAKKGHRLIATTENTAQKTDLLREANELGLNMEIFKMDITNERDRDQMEDYEFDIFVANAAINEGGPLGEVPMDRFRALFEVNVFATLETVQIAAKKFVSQGSGKIVFMSSIAGVSATPYVGPYTATKHAIEGIAKTLEKELKEFGVQVATINPGPYNTGFNDRSAEEKYKWYDEESNFTNKEDMKKQEEQLKNQFDPKDMIEKMIEIIPADHHKFRTMHPKETEQKAKQAQQERWQMEI, encoded by the coding sequence ATGAGTAAAACTATTTTTATCACAGGTGCAGGTAGTGGACTTGGAAGAGGTGCTGCAATTGGTCTTGCAAAGAAGGGTCATCGGTTAATTGCTACAACAGAAAATACTGCTCAAAAAACCGACCTGTTGCGAGAAGCCAACGAGTTAGGTTTAAATATGGAAATATTCAAGATGGATATTACAAATGAACGTGACCGTGATCAAATGGAAGATTATGAATTTGATATTTTTGTTGCAAATGCAGCTATCAATGAAGGTGGCCCACTAGGAGAGGTACCGATGGATCGATTTCGTGCATTGTTTGAGGTAAACGTTTTCGCTACTTTAGAAACTGTACAGATTGCTGCTAAGAAATTCGTGAGTCAGGGAAGTGGAAAGATAGTCTTTATGAGTTCTATTGCAGGTGTATCAGCGACACCATATGTAGGTCCATATACTGCTACGAAGCATGCAATCGAAGGGATAGCCAAGACATTGGAAAAAGAGTTAAAAGAGTTTGGAGTACAAGTGGCGACTATAAACCCTGGACCATATAATACAGGATTCAACGATAGAAGTGCCGAGGAAAAATACAAATGGTATGATGAAGAGAGCAATTTCACGAACAAGGAAGATATGAAAAAACAGGAAGAGCAGTTAAAAAACCAATTTGATCCCAAGGATATGATTGAAAAAATGATAGAAATCATACCTGCAGACCATCATAAGTTTCGCACTATGCATCCAAAGGAAACTGAACAAAAAGCGAAGCAAGCTCAGCAGGAACGTTGGCAAATGGAAATTTAA